The following coding sequences are from one Rutidosis leptorrhynchoides isolate AG116_Rl617_1_P2 chromosome 11, CSIRO_AGI_Rlap_v1, whole genome shotgun sequence window:
- the LOC139875658 gene encoding linoleate 13S-lipoxygenase 2-1, chloroplastic-like: MLKSQLNQHHFHCRSNKAFLAGYNVSGNLSSFLNHNTVLAFPIKPANSKYRTRNSVGQIKAVATEASVSLVVKTVKAEVTVHGSNLFTINNEKKKIPVEKALQLELIAAEVDPKTGQTKPGIMDDACYTGDYNADKMTYSAEFKKVPEDFEVGAILLQNKHHEEIFVESVKIEDFSTGPILVTCNSWVHSYKDKNYATRVFFVDKVLCLPSDTPSGLKSIREKELAILRGDDVPEGPRQKNDRIYDYDVYNDLGDPDKDPELARPVLGTKEFPYPRRCKTGRLCSQKDPLSESRSSEIYVPRDEAFSEIKYNSFTTNTVSLMFKTAIPKLDKYLYTHDKEESGFPNFTAIDSLYGEEHKKEGFTAWVLGFFESAVLHFPTPEMFKRDRFRWIRDEEFCRQTVAGLNPLSIRCVTEWPLKSKLDPEVYGDPESEITKEIVERQIRGFGTLEEALENKKLFMLDYHDIFLPYVNKVRDIKTMRTTLYGSRTLMYLTPTGTLRLIAIELVRPPSKDKPQWKRVFTPSWDATGAWLWNLAKMHVLTHDTGYHQLVSHWLRTHCCTEPYVIATNRQLSKMHPIHKLLQPHFRYTMEINALARKNLISSNGIIESCFSSGKYSTEMSSIVYGLQWRFDHEALPADLIARGMAVEDTDSPHGLKLTIEDYPYANDGLVLWDILKDWVTNYVNHYYPEEILVESDSELQAWWKEIRTVGHADKKDEPWWPILKTPKDLIGILTIIIWVASGHHAAVNFGQYDYAGYIPNRATIARAKMPCEDPTDKEWKAFNDKPEDVLLSTFPTQLQATTVMAILDVLSTHSPDEEYIGKISTTFEAVPEIKAAYAIFAGKLTELTGIIDARNADVKLKNRKGVGVSPYNLLKPHSEPGVTGMGVPNSISI, encoded by the exons ATGTTAAAATCTCAACTCAACCAGCACCATTTCCACTGCCGGAGCAACAAGGCTTTCCTAGCCGGATATAATGTTAGTGGAAACCTTAGTTCCTTTTTAAATCACAACACCGTACTTGCATTCCCTATTAAACCAGCTAATTCTAAATATCGAACACGCAATTCAGTTGGCCAAATAAAAGCAGTTGCTACTGAAGCTAGTGTTTCTTTAGTTGTTAAAACTGTTAAAGCTGAGGTTACAGTTCATGGTTCAAACCTATTCACAATTAACAATGAGAAGAAAAAAATTCCAGTTGAAAAAGCGTTACAGTTGGAGCTCATTGCTGCTGAGGTTGACCCTA AGACCGGACAAACAAAGCCTGGTATAATGGATGATGCGTGTTATACGGGTGATTATAATGCAGACAAGATGACATATTCAGCAGAGTTTAAAAAAGTACCAGAAGATTTTGAAGTTGGTGCAATTTTGTTACAGAATAAACACCATGAGGAAATATTTGTTGAATCTGTTAAGATTGAAGACTTTTCCACTGGCCCTATTTTGGTTACCTGCAACTCCTGGGTTCACTCTTATAAAGACAAAAACTATGCAACACGTGTCTTCTTTGTTGATAAG GTGTTGTGCCTACCATCGGATACTCCAAGTGGTCTCAAGTCCATTCGGGAAAAGGAACTTGCTATTCTTCGAGGTGATGATGTTCCAGAAGGGCCACGACAGAAGAACGATAGAATATATGATTACGATGTGTATAATGATCTTGGTGATCCCGATAAGGATCCTGAATTGGCACGTCCGGTTCTAGGCACCAAGGAATTTCCTTACCCTAGACGTTGCAAAACTGGACGACTTTGCTCTCAAAAAG ATCCGTTATCAGAGTCAAGAAGCAGCGAGATTTACGTGCCAAGAGATGAAGCCTTTTCAGAAATCAAGTATAATTCATTTACCACTAACACTGTGTCCTTAATGTTCAAGACAGCGATACCGAAATTAGATAAATATTTGTATACTCATGACAAAGAAGAATCTGGGTTCCCGAATTTTACAGCCATAGATTCTCTGTATGGCGAGGAACACAAAAAAGAAGGATTTACTGCATGGGTTCTTGGATTTTTCGAAAGTGCTGTGTTGCATTTTCCGACTCCTGAAATGTTTAAAA gagataggttccggtggataaGAGACGAAGAATTTTGTCGACAAACCGTTGCAGGCCTTAATCCATTGAGCATTCGTTGTGTCACA gAATGGCCATTGAAAAGTAAACTTGACCCAGAGGTGTACGGTGACCCTGAATCAGAAATAACCAAAGAGATCGTTGAGAGACAAATCAGAGGATTCGGTACGCTTGAGGAG gcaTTAGAGAACAAGAAGCTTTTCATGTTAGATTATCATGATATTTTCCTACCGTATGTCAACAAAGTTAGAGACATCAAAACTATGAGAACAACTTTATACGGTTCAAGAACATTAATGTATCTTACTCCGACCGGAACTTTAAGACTAATAGCTATCGAGTTGGTTAGGCCACCCAGTAAAGACAAACCTCAGTGGAAACGGGTATTCACTCCTTCTTGGGATGCAACTGGTGCTTGGCTATGGAATTTGGCTAAGATGCATGTTCTTACTCATGATACTGGCTATCATCAGCTTGTTAGTCACTG GTTGAGAACACATTGTTGCACAGAGCCATATGTTATTGCAACCAATCGTCAGCTCAGTAAAATGCATCCCATACATAAACTCTTACAACCTCATTTCCGATACACTATGGAGATTAATGCTTTAGCTCGGAAAAACCTAATAAGTTCTAATGGAATTATCGAATCATGCTTTTCATCAGGGAAGTATAGCACCGAGATGAGTTCAATTGTATATGGTCTACAATGGCGTTTTGATCATGAAGCGTTACCAGCTGATCTTATTGCTAG GGGTATGGCTGTGGAAGATACTGATTCGCCCCATGGTCTGAAGCTCACTATTGAAGATTATCCATATGCAAATGATGGTTTGGTCCTTTGGGATATCCTAAAAGACTGGGTTACAAACTATGTCAACCATTACTACCCCGAAGAAATCCTTGTAGAATCAGACTCAGAGCTTCAAGCATGGTGGAAGGAGATTAGAACTGTGGGTCATGCAGACAAAAAAGATGAACCATGGTGGCCAATTCTCAAAACACCTAAAGACCTCATCGGCATTCTCACAATTATCATTTGGGTCGCGTCAGGTCACCATGCGGCAGTCAACTTCGGGCAGTATGACTATGCTGGGTACATTCCAAATAGGGCCACAATAGCCCGAGCCAAGATGCCTTGTGAAGACCCTACTGATAAAGAATGGAAAGCTTTTAATGATAAGCCCGAAGATGTACTATTGTCTACATTTCCGACTCAGCTTCAAGCCACTACAGTTATGGCTATTTTAGACGTGTTATCAACGCATTCTCCAGACGAGGAGTATATCGGGAAAATTTCAACCACATTCGAGGCTGTTCCAGAGATTAAAGCTGCTTATGCAATATTTGCAGGGAAGTTAACGGAGTTGACTGGAATCATTGATGCTAGAAATGCAGATGTGAAGTTGAAGAACAGAAAGGGAGTTGGGGTTTCTCCTTACAACCTTCTAAAGCCTCATTCGGAACCCGGTGTTACTGGTATGGGAGTTCCAAATAGTATTTCTATTTAA